In Candidatus Binataceae bacterium, one DNA window encodes the following:
- a CDS encoding head-tail connector protein, which produces MAGDPTDLCALADAKAWLNITDTTLDAQLARLITAASRFITSWLNRPLLAMVYNEKRNGSGTAAMSLLNPPAFAINSLVADTVTVAPAPDALSAGYSFDEDSICLQPPVGPGRTRRCIG; this is translated from the coding sequence ATGGCCGGGGATCCGACAGATCTGTGCGCGCTTGCAGACGCGAAGGCATGGCTGAATATCACCGATACGACGCTCGATGCGCAGCTCGCGCGGCTGATTACCGCGGCGAGCCGCTTCATCACGTCGTGGCTCAACCGGCCGCTGCTCGCGATGGTCTACAACGAGAAGCGCAACGGCTCGGGGACGGCGGCGATGAGCCTACTGAATCCGCCGGCTTTCGCGATCAATTCATTGGTCGCGGATACTGTGACGGTCGCGCCGGCGCCAGACGCGCTCAGCGCCGGCTACAGCTTCGACGAGGACTCGATCTGTCTGCAGCCGCCGGTGGGACCCGGCAGAACTCGGCGATGTATTGGCTGA